From the genome of Candidatus Hydrogenedentota bacterium:
GTCGCCAACTGGCCGCCAGCCTGGTACACGTAGCAGTCACCGGACTTCTCCGGCGCGACGGGGCACGTGATCGCGAAGTCTTCGGTGCCGTCGCCCACTACGATGAAGTCGCCGGTGCCGCCTTCGATAACCTGGCACTCGATCGAGTGCATCCACACATTCCCGTAGGCCCCGTCCTCCCCGACCGAATGGACCAGGACGCCGCTGTCGCGCGCGCGGTCCGCGCGGGGGGCGAACGCTATTTCTCCCCATTTGAACTCGACAACGAGACGGTAGTTCTCGAACTCCTTCTTCGTCGTGATGCATCCCCACTCTTCGCCCGAGATCCGCAAGACGCCATCCTGCACGGTGAAAACCTGCTTGGGATCGGCGTCGCGGCCGCGGTCGCGGATGAAGGTGTAAAAGTGGTCCGTTATGTTGCCGCACAACAGCTGGATAGGCTCGACGGCTTCCGCGGCGGGCGCGGCATCGGCGCCGCTCAATACAACGAGGGCAATGGCTAACATGGTCATGGCGTGGTTCTCCTTCATGTTCTTGCGTTGGGTTAATTGTGGCACAAAGCGCCCCCGCACTGGTAGGCGCCCGCGGATCAGCGCTCGAGCAAGGGCTGCCCGCTCTTCAACAGCGGTCTGAGGGGGCAGAGCTCGCATTTGGGGGCGCGGCGGCAGTAATCCTTGCCCGTGTACACAATCAGCCCGTGATATTCCTTGAACAGGCGCAGGTCCCGCTCGAGGTGGCCTTCAAACAGCGACCGCAACGCCTCGTAGGCGATATCCGGGGCACAGAGACCGTGGCGGCTGAGAAT
Proteins encoded in this window:
- a CDS encoding DUF1080 domain-containing protein, with the translated sequence MTMLAIALVVLSGADAAPAAEAVEPIQLLCGNITDHFYTFIRDRGRDADPKQVFTVQDGVLRISGEEWGCITTKKEFENYRLVVEFKWGEIAFAPRADRARDSGVLVHSVGEDGAYGNVWMHSIECQVIEGGTGDFIVVGDGTEDFAITCPVAPEKSGDCYVYQAGGQLATINGGRVNWWGRDPGWKDEKGFRGAKDVEKPVGEWNRMECIAKGGEITVLLNGVEMNHAQNVKPSRGKIQVQSEGAEIFFRKIELTPLNP